One window of Solwaraspora sp. WMMA2056 genomic DNA carries:
- a CDS encoding metallopeptidase family protein: MPATVPLARTKAEVFDELVLDTVETLERRFAKELVGVEFAVEDVPPDLNVYDSDVLEDGEVPLARLLPGRPGRQEMPPRIVLYRRPLEFRAMDREDLADLVHDVIIEQVANLLGVDPDELA, encoded by the coding sequence GTGCCGGCGACGGTCCCGCTCGCCCGGACGAAGGCCGAGGTCTTCGACGAGTTGGTGCTGGACACCGTCGAGACGCTGGAGCGCCGGTTTGCCAAGGAGCTCGTCGGGGTCGAGTTCGCCGTCGAGGACGTACCGCCGGATCTGAACGTCTACGACTCCGACGTGCTGGAGGACGGCGAGGTGCCGCTGGCCCGGCTGCTGCCGGGGCGGCCGGGCCGCCAGGAGATGCCGCCCCGGATCGTGCTCTACCGGCGGCCGTTGGAGTTCCGGGCGATGGACCGGGAGGACCTCGCCGACCTGGTGCACGACGTGATCATCGAGCAGGTGGCGAACCTGTTGGGCGTGGATCCGGACGAGCTGGCCTGA